In Pseudobacter ginsenosidimutans, the following are encoded in one genomic region:
- a CDS encoding MutS-related protein — protein MYLLTDEQTIEDLRIFGKRDSQGLFDLYNHSHTRGAEAVLKEMFTKPLSDQQEINRRSDIIKSFSGMNMRFPFEGALFDMAEKYLLAADEQKKQGTQQAVLSEKEISNGVTALITLVQQIKTFIESKEVIAMASYTKEREAIASLLLDTAFEPVMREQQKAKLSYAAITAYDLLFRHRERDKIERLLAQIYQLDVYLSVAKVARDRKFVFPKALEKGKSILRLKGVYHPELAKPVSNNFSMDASHNVVFLTGANMAGKSTFLRSVSTAVYVAHIGFPVAAEEMEFSVLDGIYTTINLPDNLGIGASHFYAEVLRVKKVASELQANKSLFIIFDEMFRGTNVKDAHEATVEITIAFAAKRNSMFIISSHIVEAGERLQQSPSIGFQFLPTRMNGNVPEYTYTLEPGITADRHGMIIIRNEGILDTLKHGRKRAVQ, from the coding sequence ATGTACCTGTTAACCGATGAACAAACAATCGAGGATCTGCGGATCTTCGGCAAGCGAGACAGCCAGGGATTGTTCGACCTCTACAATCATTCGCATACCCGCGGCGCAGAAGCAGTATTGAAAGAGATGTTCACCAAACCTCTTAGTGATCAGCAGGAGATCAACCGCAGAAGCGATATCATCAAAAGTTTCTCGGGCATGAATATGCGCTTTCCTTTTGAAGGGGCCTTATTCGATATGGCAGAGAAATATCTGCTGGCGGCCGATGAACAGAAAAAGCAGGGCACACAACAGGCCGTGTTGAGTGAAAAAGAGATCAGCAACGGAGTAACGGCATTGATCACACTGGTGCAGCAGATCAAAACTTTCATAGAATCGAAGGAAGTTATAGCCATGGCATCCTATACAAAGGAAAGGGAGGCGATTGCCTCCCTCCTCCTCGACACTGCCTTTGAACCGGTAATGCGCGAACAGCAAAAAGCGAAACTGTCTTATGCGGCTATCACTGCCTATGATCTGCTCTTCCGCCATCGTGAACGAGACAAGATAGAAAGGCTGCTGGCGCAGATCTATCAGCTGGATGTATATCTCTCAGTAGCTAAAGTGGCGCGTGACAGGAAATTCGTATTTCCCAAAGCGTTAGAGAAAGGCAAAAGCATTCTCCGGCTCAAAGGTGTTTATCATCCCGAACTGGCAAAGCCGGTGAGCAATAACTTTTCAATGGATGCTTCACATAACGTGGTGTTTCTCACAGGAGCCAATATGGCGGGAAAATCCACCTTTCTGCGATCCGTAAGCACAGCCGTGTATGTAGCCCATATTGGCTTTCCCGTGGCAGCGGAAGAAATGGAATTCTCTGTGCTCGATGGCATTTACACCACCATCAATCTGCCGGATAACCTGGGCATTGGCGCCAGCCATTTCTATGCAGAAGTGTTGCGTGTGAAGAAAGTGGCATCGGAACTGCAGGCCAACAAATCACTCTTCATCATCTTCGATGAAATGTTCCGCGGCACCAATGTGAAAGATGCGCATGAAGCTACCGTAGAGATCACCATCGCCTTTGCTGCAAAGAGGAATAGCATGTTCATCATCTCTTCTCATATTGTAGAGGCAGGTGAACGATTGCAGCAATCTCCCAGTATTGGGTTCCAGTTCCTGCCTACGCGCATGAACGGCAATGTACCCGAATATACCTATACGTTAGAGCCTGGAATTACGGCAGATCGCCATGGTATGATCATCATACGCAATGAAGGCATCCTGGATACGCTGAAGCATGGCCGTAAACGCGCTGTACAATAA
- a CDS encoding RagB/SusD family nutrient uptake outer membrane protein — MYSTNSRILTYVICILSISGISCKKFLASYSQNNSFIETTNDLDELLVGEVYFKLGYALPEMFFTMDDDVEMGKPGSNNANGLQGKGTGFYYWLANPAMDNDGTITTTDYFYSDPYRKIASINLILHSVSVLRDKGEPAVELNRISGEAHFLRAFYYFIMMNIYGKPYKPSTAATDFGIPLKTDPAIKDQFASRSSAKQVYELIIADLLAAEQELSGANTSSTIRVNQPAVQALLSRVYLFMENYEKAILYADKVISNNRYQIVNLNNHIAGNDFLTRNASEVVFTMSRDPFPTVMFLGTEAPPVAFYRISDDLAGIYSQNDLRREVFFIPTSKGYLKLGKKRKAINGTNDDVSAIFLVRLSEIYLNKAEALAALDRFEEARNTLQELRKKRFKPDELTPVIAAGATLMNEIREERRRELCFETHRWFDLRRYGVNTKYPYSKSIRHRTYTFTGTDHVDYGYYELGPYQQDAAAYIVPIPQDEIEFNNGLLTNEPRPDRQRKQ, encoded by the coding sequence ATGTATTCAACCAACAGCAGGATACTTACTTACGTGATTTGCATATTATCCATCAGTGGCATATCCTGCAAAAAATTCCTGGCTTCTTATTCCCAGAACAACAGCTTTATTGAAACAACAAACGATCTTGACGAACTACTGGTGGGTGAAGTATATTTCAAGCTCGGCTATGCCCTGCCTGAAATGTTCTTTACAATGGATGATGATGTAGAAATGGGAAAGCCCGGAAGTAATAATGCCAATGGCCTGCAGGGTAAAGGGACCGGATTTTATTATTGGCTGGCAAACCCCGCCATGGATAACGATGGCACCATTACAACCACTGATTATTTTTATAGCGATCCATATCGAAAAATCGCCAGTATCAATCTGATCCTTCATTCTGTATCAGTATTGAGAGATAAGGGGGAACCCGCTGTCGAGTTGAACAGGATATCAGGGGAAGCTCATTTCCTGCGGGCCTTCTATTACTTCATCATGATGAATATTTATGGAAAGCCTTATAAGCCATCTACTGCGGCCACTGATTTTGGTATTCCATTGAAAACAGACCCTGCCATTAAAGACCAGTTTGCTTCCCGCAGCAGCGCCAAACAGGTATATGAACTGATCATTGCCGACCTGCTGGCTGCTGAACAGGAACTGTCCGGCGCCAATACATCTTCTACTATCCGCGTAAATCAGCCGGCTGTGCAGGCTTTGCTCAGCAGGGTATATCTCTTCATGGAAAACTATGAGAAGGCAATACTTTATGCTGATAAAGTGATCAGCAACAATCGATATCAAATTGTTAACCTGAACAATCATATTGCAGGAAACGATTTTCTCACACGAAATGCAAGCGAGGTAGTTTTTACCATGAGCAGAGATCCCTTTCCAACTGTCATGTTTCTGGGCACTGAGGCTCCTCCGGTAGCATTCTACAGGATCTCGGATGATCTCGCCGGCATTTATTCCCAAAACGACCTTCGCCGGGAAGTATTCTTTATCCCTACCAGTAAAGGATACCTGAAACTGGGGAAAAAGCGGAAAGCGATTAACGGAACGAATGATGATGTTTCCGCCATATTCCTCGTTCGGCTATCCGAGATATACCTGAACAAAGCGGAAGCGCTTGCTGCGCTCGATCGCTTTGAGGAAGCACGAAATACATTACAGGAATTGAGAAAGAAACGATTCAAACCAGATGAGCTTACACCCGTTATTGCAGCAGGAGCAACCCTCATGAACGAGATCCGGGAAGAGCGGAGAAGGGAACTTTGTTTTGAAACACATCGCTGGTTCGATCTTCGCCGCTATGGTGTGAACACGAAATATCCGTACAGTAAATCGATCAGGCATCGCACATATACTTTTACCGGTACTGATCATGTGGACTACGGATATTATGAACTGGGACCTTATCAACAGGATGCTGCTGCCTATATTGTACCCATTCCTCAGGATGAGATCGAGTTCAACAATGGGTTGCTTACTAACGAGCCAAGGCCCGATCGTCAGCGTAAGCAATAA
- a CDS encoding ABC transporter permease, with the protein MKMIIKIARTELWNLFFSPVAWFLTLIFLVICAVFYSTSLVQLANFQDSLLRTTPSFEGFGSLTKSIFMGQHKNGFVGNIFSNLYLFIPLLTMGLINREFNSGTVKLLYSSPVKLNQIVWGKYLAVMAYNMMLMFIMALFMIIGAFSIKNIDIGHLFAGIIAFYLVVCTYTAIGMFMSSITSYQIVAAIATFILLFTLQRIGGLWQEYDFIRDLTWFLSIEGRAQRMLSGLVTTRDIMYYVLVTYTFVTFSYLSLLHGRELVSKTKKAGRYLAVFLSVMVVGYLTSRPGYIGYWDGTREQANTITAKTQNILKNMQDEPLEVTLYTNLLDLGPGFMKTRPGQRNKYIWNFWTNISASSPISNSIMNCIMM; encoded by the coding sequence ATGAAAATGATCATCAAAATTGCCAGAACTGAACTCTGGAATTTATTTTTCTCACCGGTGGCCTGGTTCCTGACACTGATCTTCCTGGTCATTTGTGCTGTCTTCTACTCAACCAGCCTGGTACAGTTAGCAAATTTTCAAGACTCGTTGTTGCGGACCACCCCCTCTTTCGAGGGATTTGGATCACTTACCAAATCCATCTTCATGGGTCAGCATAAGAATGGATTTGTGGGCAATATATTCAGTAATCTCTACCTGTTCATTCCTTTGCTGACAATGGGATTGATCAACCGGGAGTTCAATAGCGGTACTGTGAAGCTGCTTTATTCTTCCCCTGTAAAACTCAATCAGATCGTATGGGGTAAATACCTGGCGGTGATGGCATACAATATGATGCTGATGTTTATCATGGCTCTTTTCATGATCATCGGTGCTTTCAGTATCAAGAATATCGATATCGGTCATTTGTTTGCAGGGATCATTGCTTTTTATCTGGTAGTATGTACTTATACGGCCATCGGCATGTTCATGAGCAGCATCACCAGCTATCAGATCGTTGCAGCCATCGCTACATTTATCCTGCTGTTTACGCTGCAAAGGATTGGAGGATTATGGCAGGAATATGATTTCATACGCGATCTTACCTGGTTCCTGAGTATCGAAGGCAGGGCTCAACGCATGCTGAGTGGCCTGGTCACCACCAGGGATATTATGTATTACGTGCTTGTTACGTATACCTTCGTTACGTTTAGTTACCTGAGTTTATTACATGGAAGAGAGCTGGTATCAAAAACAAAAAAGGCAGGCAGATACCTGGCAGTATTCCTTTCGGTTATGGTAGTGGGTTATCTGACTTCAAGACCTGGATATATCGGTTACTGGGATGGCACCAGGGAGCAGGCAAATACGATCACAGCAAAAACACAGAACATCCTGAAAAACATGCAGGATGAACCCCTGGAGGTTACCCTGTATACTAACCTGTTGGACTTAGGACCTGGCTTTATGAAAACCCGGCCAGGCCAGCGGAACAAGTATATCTGGAATTTCTGGACCAATATATCCGCTTCAAGCCCAATATCAAATTCAATTATGAATTGTATTATGATGTGA
- a CDS encoding SusC/RagA family TonB-linked outer membrane protein yields MKITAILLLLGCLQVSASAVSQTITYSGKEASLATIISVIEKQTGYLVFASKKQIEQAKPVTIEARQMPMEVFLKKVLDDGPLEFSIEGNTISIKLKKDPAPPKEKSAPPVSGRIIDANNQPLADVSIRIRGTRKGTTSGADGQFSLEVNEGDVLDISAVGFQPIAMRLNGDLFRVVPVDRPARNQQPGSAEDNSQLLRAGKQNVSIKLIRASAVLDEAVIYNGYQKIKQKYLTGSVTSLKMDSVMQPGLNTVDKMLEGRVPGLTFMQNSGQSGAAPKLRIRGTSTILGSREPLWVVDGIIRTNPIPIPADRINDPDFVNLLGNAISGLNPYDIDQIDVLKDATAAALYGVRAANGVIVITTKRGKPGPPTVNYNVTGTFTRRPRYSDRSIYMMDSRERVDVSREMIEKQMLLRGSGIEAYEKAILDYYDGNIDYATFKQRVDRAETINTDWMGNTMRDVFASNHTLSVSGGTHSASYRASIGYNTEPGVIKKESNDRYTSSMNLLLNYKKFRADLIVQLNQGKRRYTPQEIGLLNYAYGTSRAIPLYNEDGSLYYYSTVGSNFSNTFYDFKTMNIINEMDHTGETVRTNEYIASANLSYEISKGIQFNSTLAYTGGNADHETWFEEKTEWAAKIRNPSYSPIQGTFQPRRNLLPFGGELRQQTVRRQNYTINGRLDISKFLDRQKKHQLTSAIGTELISNRNNSFDHISRGYYPDRGQSFANIDLTTYTSFATWLQQNGAGIIRNELQNSIRTFLTSTYIFNERYVITATTSQEYSNAFGSRSNEKFLPTWALSGRWNLQEDLLRKLSWVDFAALKFSYGTQGNMLPGQSPNAVIQKGTLDSYYEAFGSSIVSFSNPDLSWEKKLDYNGNIEFSILQGRISGSLGYFYSKTNNAFLEKKVSLMNGVRSYVVNGGTVENQGVEIDLHFKVINNKRTGNKNGFLWRFDPQLGQVFNRLINNNLKSRNVLVDEAALTYANFLNGSVPINGKAVNTFYSYRFKTLDPSYGFPVFYGAENENAAALLTKYNKMTKDQVYNAVMVESGRREPVLQGGISNSFVYRNWSLSFTLTYSLGNKVRLLQIASGNYGTFRPSSQQNIRKEFVNRWRYPGDEQFTNIPAINGASSNNQPYQYGWWGSGLPVRLNTIFATDYYQMYDFSDLRVVKGDYLKLQYLSLSYMLPREICSQWHIKGATVQLTGSNLFTIANKALHGQDPSQSGSAPNINLSIRPVYAINFNLNF; encoded by the coding sequence ATGAAAATTACTGCCATTCTTTTACTGCTGGGTTGTTTGCAGGTAAGCGCCTCAGCTGTATCACAAACGATCACTTATTCCGGAAAGGAAGCGAGTCTTGCCACCATTATTTCAGTGATTGAAAAACAAACGGGCTATTTGGTATTTGCCAGCAAAAAACAGATTGAGCAGGCAAAGCCTGTAACAATAGAAGCCAGGCAAATGCCCATGGAAGTTTTTCTGAAAAAAGTATTGGATGACGGCCCACTGGAATTTTCGATTGAAGGGAATACGATTTCCATCAAACTGAAAAAAGATCCTGCTCCGCCAAAGGAAAAATCCGCGCCACCTGTAAGTGGCCGTATCATAGATGCTAACAACCAGCCACTCGCCGATGTGAGCATACGCATCAGGGGAACCCGGAAAGGCACTACCTCCGGTGCGGACGGGCAATTTTCCCTGGAAGTGAATGAGGGAGATGTACTGGATATCTCCGCTGTCGGATTCCAGCCTATTGCCATGCGGCTTAATGGCGATCTGTTCCGTGTGGTGCCAGTTGATCGTCCGGCCCGCAATCAACAACCAGGTAGTGCAGAAGACAACAGTCAGTTACTGCGTGCCGGCAAACAAAATGTATCCATCAAATTGATACGCGCCAGCGCCGTGCTGGATGAAGCCGTGATCTACAATGGCTACCAAAAGATCAAACAGAAATACCTGACGGGTTCCGTTACTTCCTTAAAAATGGATTCAGTGATGCAGCCAGGACTGAACACTGTTGATAAGATGCTGGAAGGACGGGTACCCGGACTTACTTTCATGCAAAACTCAGGGCAATCGGGCGCTGCTCCCAAACTGCGCATCAGGGGCACTTCCACCATACTCGGATCAAGGGAACCTCTCTGGGTGGTGGACGGGATCATCCGCACCAATCCTATTCCCATTCCTGCAGACAGGATCAATGATCCGGATTTCGTAAACTTACTGGGCAATGCCATTTCCGGATTGAATCCTTACGACATTGATCAGATCGATGTATTGAAAGATGCAACAGCAGCAGCATTGTATGGCGTAAGGGCCGCCAATGGCGTGATCGTGATCACCACCAAGAGAGGAAAGCCAGGACCGCCGACTGTCAACTATAATGTAACAGGAACCTTCACACGAAGACCCCGGTACTCAGACAGATCGATATATATGATGGACTCCCGCGAGCGTGTGGATGTATCGAGGGAAATGATCGAAAAACAAATGCTCCTCCGGGGCAGTGGCATTGAAGCTTACGAGAAAGCCATCCTTGATTATTACGATGGCAACATAGATTATGCTACTTTCAAACAAAGGGTAGACAGGGCAGAAACAATCAACACAGACTGGATGGGCAATACGATGCGGGATGTGTTTGCCAGCAATCACACGCTCAGTGTTTCCGGCGGAACCCATTCTGCTTCCTACCGTGCATCCATCGGCTATAATACCGAGCCGGGAGTGATCAAAAAAGAAAGTAATGATCGATATACCAGCTCCATGAACCTTCTGCTCAATTACAAAAAATTCAGAGCTGATCTTATTGTCCAGTTGAACCAGGGGAAACGCAGGTATACACCTCAGGAAATCGGCCTGCTCAATTATGCTTACGGAACCAGCCGCGCCATTCCATTGTACAACGAAGATGGTTCCTTGTATTATTATTCAACGGTCGGATCCAATTTCTCGAATACCTTCTATGATTTCAAAACGATGAATATCATCAATGAAATGGATCATACCGGAGAAACAGTCAGGACCAATGAATATATTGCCAGTGCAAACCTGAGCTACGAAATTTCAAAAGGCATTCAATTCAATTCCACCCTGGCTTACACAGGTGGAAACGCCGATCATGAAACCTGGTTTGAAGAAAAAACAGAATGGGCCGCAAAGATCAGGAATCCCTCTTACTCTCCCATTCAAGGTACTTTTCAGCCCAGACGGAACTTGCTCCCTTTCGGTGGCGAGCTTCGCCAGCAAACGGTAAGAAGACAAAACTATACGATCAATGGCCGGCTCGATATCAGCAAATTCCTCGACCGTCAAAAAAAACATCAATTGACCTCGGCCATAGGAACAGAGCTGATCTCAAACCGGAACAATTCATTCGATCATATCAGCAGGGGATACTATCCGGACCGCGGGCAGAGCTTTGCCAATATAGACCTGACTACCTATACCAGTTTTGCCACATGGCTGCAGCAAAATGGAGCCGGCATCATCAGGAACGAACTTCAAAATTCAATCAGGACATTTCTTACTTCCACCTACATATTCAATGAACGTTACGTAATTACTGCTACTACCAGCCAGGAGTACTCGAATGCTTTTGGCTCCAGGAGCAATGAAAAATTCCTGCCCACCTGGGCATTGTCCGGCAGATGGAATCTGCAGGAAGACCTCCTGCGAAAACTATCATGGGTAGACTTTGCGGCGCTGAAATTTTCATATGGAACACAGGGGAATATGCTGCCCGGTCAATCTCCCAACGCAGTCATACAAAAGGGAACGCTCGACAGTTATTATGAAGCTTTTGGCTCCAGTATTGTTTCATTTTCCAATCCGGACCTAAGCTGGGAAAAGAAACTTGACTACAATGGCAATATCGAGTTTTCGATATTGCAAGGCAGGATCAGTGGCTCCCTCGGCTATTTCTATAGCAAAACCAATAATGCCTTCCTGGAGAAAAAAGTTTCATTAATGAATGGGGTAAGGTCTTACGTGGTAAATGGTGGAACTGTGGAGAACCAGGGCGTGGAAATTGACCTGCATTTTAAAGTCATCAATAATAAGAGAACAGGGAATAAAAATGGATTCCTGTGGCGGTTCGATCCACAGCTTGGACAGGTGTTCAACCGGCTTATCAACAATAATCTGAAATCCCGGAATGTACTGGTTGACGAGGCTGCCCTCACTTATGCAAATTTCCTGAATGGCAGTGTGCCTATCAATGGAAAAGCTGTAAACACTTTCTATTCTTACCGTTTTAAAACACTGGACCCATCCTATGGTTTCCCTGTATTTTATGGCGCAGAAAATGAAAACGCGGCAGCGCTGCTTACCAAATACAATAAAATGACAAAGGATCAGGTCTACAATGCAGTAATGGTTGAATCAGGAAGAAGAGAACCAGTATTGCAGGGAGGGATCAGTAACAGTTTTGTGTACCGGAACTGGTCGCTCAGTTTTACACTCACCTATAGTCTTGGTAATAAAGTCCGTTTACTTCAGATCGCGTCGGGCAATTATGGAACATTCAGACCGAGCTCCCAACAAAATATTCGCAAAGAGTTCGTAAACAGATGGCGTTATCCGGGTGATGAGCAGTTCACCAATATCCCGGCCATCAATGGAGCATCGTCCAACAACCAGCCATATCAATATGGCTGGTGGGGCAGCGGTTTACCTGTAAGGCTTAATACAATTTTTGCAACTGATTATTACCAGATGTACGATTTCTCCGATCTGCGTGTAGTAAAAGGAGACTACCTGAAACTTCAATACCTGTCATTAAGCTATATGCTACCGCGTGAAATATGCAGCCAATGGCATATCAAAGGCGCTACGGTACAACTGACAGGTTCCAACCTCTTTACTATCGCCAATAAAGCGCTGCACGGGCAGGATCCATCACAATCAGGATCTGCGCCCAATATCAACCTTTCAATCAGGCCGGTATATGCTATCAACTTCAATCTTAATTTCTAA
- a CDS encoding ABC transporter ATP-binding protein, which produces MILKTEKLSHRYGNSWAIRDINMEIADNGIIGLLGSNGAGKSTTMNIICGALNQTEGNVFINGADIRKQPELAKQFIGFLPQNPPVYPDLTVDEYLTFAAELRQVENRKVKAAVAEAKERTGITHFSKRLIKNLSGGYRQRVGISQAIIHKPKLVVMDEPTNGLDPNQLIEARKLIREIAQERTVLLSSHILSEIHLLCREVIMIEAGRIIFSDSMDAFNNYMQPQSVLVRFANPPPVNELEQIKGINKAEYLSEREARMFFDGEEDITERIIVAGVQNDWRIREINLEKGQLDDIFKQLSTQTIQ; this is translated from the coding sequence ATGATTCTAAAAACAGAAAAACTCTCCCACCGTTATGGCAATTCCTGGGCCATTCGCGATATTAATATGGAGATCGCCGATAATGGGATCATTGGTTTATTGGGTTCCAATGGAGCCGGTAAGTCCACTACTATGAATATCATTTGTGGTGCGCTCAACCAAACCGAAGGCAATGTATTCATCAATGGCGCCGATATCAGGAAGCAACCAGAGCTTGCCAAACAATTCATTGGATTCCTTCCGCAGAACCCGCCGGTATATCCCGATCTCACAGTGGATGAATACCTGACTTTTGCAGCCGAGTTACGGCAGGTGGAGAACCGCAAGGTAAAAGCTGCAGTTGCAGAAGCGAAAGAAAGAACGGGTATAACGCATTTCAGCAAAAGACTCATCAAAAATCTTTCTGGTGGCTATCGCCAGCGAGTGGGAATATCCCAGGCCATCATCCATAAACCCAAACTGGTGGTGATGGATGAACCTACCAATGGTCTCGATCCCAATCAACTGATCGAAGCCCGTAAACTGATCAGGGAGATCGCCCAGGAAAGAACAGTATTGCTTTCCTCGCATATCCTGTCTGAGATCCATTTGCTCTGCCGGGAAGTGATCATGATCGAAGCGGGCAGGATAATATTTTCCGATTCGATGGATGCTTTCAATAATTATATGCAGCCTCAAAGTGTATTGGTACGATTCGCCAATCCACCACCGGTAAATGAATTGGAACAGATAAAAGGCATTAACAAAGCCGAATACCTGAGCGAAAGAGAGGCACGTATGTTTTTCGACGGAGAAGAAGACATCACCGAAAGGATCATAGTAGCCGGTGTACAAAATGACTGGCGCATACGGGAAATAAATCTCGAAAAAGGTCAGCTCGACGATATCTTCAAACAACTATCCACCCAAACCATTCAATAA
- a CDS encoding RNA polymerase sigma factor, with the protein MITLQTWQKLVTKETEENQYTKIVKNWTPHLQYTAWQITKNKQVAEDIVQEAFLVLWKQQARIIPGNPVGWLIKVVTNLSAKYVKQKNIQIRIHNILREGETTSHFDVEEYLLIKEKRILLNETFKQLPSQQKIVLHLSKNIGMRREEIAACLQLSPNTVKVHLQRAMQFMKEHLTCIVIISMLFVCNNIFSKGSNTKDELRELYITSSVSLNETTQVTTILLKQ; encoded by the coding sequence ATGATAACGCTTCAAACCTGGCAAAAACTGGTAACGAAAGAGACTGAAGAAAACCAGTATACAAAGATAGTAAAGAACTGGACCCCTCATCTTCAGTACACTGCCTGGCAGATCACAAAAAATAAACAGGTGGCGGAAGATATCGTGCAGGAAGCATTCCTTGTATTATGGAAGCAGCAGGCAAGGATCATCCCCGGAAACCCGGTAGGCTGGCTGATAAAAGTGGTCACTAATCTCTCAGCTAAATATGTAAAGCAAAAGAATATACAGATTCGCATACACAACATATTGAGAGAAGGGGAAACCACTTCGCACTTCGATGTGGAAGAGTACCTCCTCATAAAAGAGAAAAGAATTTTGTTGAATGAGACCTTTAAACAACTTCCTTCTCAACAGAAGATCGTATTACATCTCAGTAAGAATATAGGAATGCGAAGGGAGGAAATTGCCGCCTGCCTGCAGCTATCCCCCAATACAGTGAAAGTGCATTTACAACGCGCCATGCAATTCATGAAAGAACACCTGACCTGTATTGTTATCATTTCCATGCTTTTCGTTTGTAACAATATTTTTTCAAAAGGAAGTAATACAAAAGATGAGCTCAGAGAATTATATATAACAAGCAGTGTATCGCTGAATGAAACTACACAGGTAACTACAATTTTACTCAAACAATAA
- a CDS encoding Gldg family protein produces MSLDSIAREIAKMQEADFDWYQNPATIRKKINLQPEDMHAVMLLKYKGKQIFLRFFPDPVFWPSENHVAAALKRLSNDTIPRIYATTGNLERSMEKTGEREFNVYSLMKTSRAALINHGFEFDTLNLQQQQIPADITTLVLADPKVVLNDTVTARLKQYINTGGNLLVLGEPGKQHVLNPLMQNVGIQLMPGTLVQISKNETPDKVTPFVTMDHSWLLKENKHFGEDIRAVFEEGDSVKVLHPGAAPLSFSDSNFKVTRLMVTGPKGYVWAKAGQLVTDSAAPVMVAGEGDYKQDSFNVALALNRQTGKIEQRIVVVGDADFLSSMRFGSHEFGRNYLSWMNYESYPIAIENIPVIDRMLTVSLKAAKTQKIILVWILPAAFLILGSVILLRRKRQ; encoded by the coding sequence ATGAGCCTGGATTCCATAGCCAGGGAAATAGCCAAGATGCAGGAAGCTGATTTTGACTGGTACCAAAATCCTGCAACAATCAGAAAAAAGATCAACCTGCAACCGGAAGACATGCATGCAGTGATGTTGTTGAAGTATAAAGGGAAGCAGATTTTTCTGCGTTTTTTTCCTGACCCTGTATTCTGGCCGTCCGAAAACCATGTGGCTGCCGCTCTCAAAAGATTATCCAATGATACCATTCCGAGAATATACGCTACTACCGGAAACCTCGAGCGCAGTATGGAGAAAACCGGAGAAAGGGAGTTCAATGTATATTCACTTATGAAGACGAGCAGAGCGGCACTCATCAATCACGGCTTTGAGTTTGATACCCTGAATCTTCAACAGCAGCAGATTCCGGCAGATATCACTACCCTTGTGCTGGCTGATCCCAAGGTAGTACTCAATGATACAGTGACAGCCCGTCTGAAACAATATATCAATACTGGCGGCAATTTGCTGGTATTGGGAGAACCAGGCAAACAGCATGTGCTGAACCCCCTGATGCAGAATGTTGGCATACAATTGATGCCCGGTACCCTTGTACAAATTTCAAAGAATGAAACGCCGGATAAAGTGACGCCATTTGTAACAATGGACCACAGTTGGTTATTGAAGGAAAATAAACATTTCGGCGAAGATATCAGGGCGGTTTTTGAAGAGGGCGATTCAGTCAAAGTACTCCATCCCGGCGCCGCTCCCCTTTCCTTTTCAGATAGCAACTTTAAAGTTACCCGGCTGATGGTAACAGGCCCTAAAGGATATGTGTGGGCAAAAGCAGGGCAGTTGGTGACCGATTCAGCAGCACCTGTGATGGTTGCCGGCGAAGGAGATTACAAACAGGATTCCTTCAATGTAGCCCTGGCTTTAAACAGGCAGACAGGTAAAATAGAACAAAGGATTGTGGTAGTGGGCGATGCTGATTTTTTATCGAGCATGAGATTCGGTTCGCATGAATTTGGCCGAAATTATCTGAGCTGGATGAATTATGAATCCTACCCTATCGCCATTGAGAATATTCCGGTTATTGATAGAATGCTTACCGTCAGCCTCAAAGCGGCCAAAACACAAAAGATCATTCTCGTCTGGATCTTACCGGCAGCATTCCTCATCCTTGGTTCAGTCATCCTGCTCAGACGTAAACGACAATAA